A single region of the Gemmatimonadaceae bacterium genome encodes:
- a CDS encoding ATP-binding protein gives MSDLIDRELEHRELRGLLERGVPQLALLYGRRQVGKTWLLTHTWPEDRTFYWTASATTAAQNRAQIVRDLAQWSGDDLRPDDYPTWRTVFNLLLDLRAPMPLVVVLDEFQYFGDDEHHLTQVASELNAAWERRRPRRPFVLVVSGSALGTLEGFDAGGAPLHGRFAWKGELRPFDYWYAAQMTRFRSLRDRVRAYAIFGGTPRYLAAVRANDPLGDNVARLMLAPRGEVRALVETAILQEQGLREIPKYEAIMRAIGSGRTGLNEIGQRSGLPADTSLRDKVQRLTSLGYVQQFRNLGAKSTVPFRYRIADPAFTFYYEFVARHETALERHDAKTVWREAVAPRLDTYIGRTFERVAEQAYGRMQRRLRLPLVDEWGTWEGRDRTGESLEVDVVASLTDGRVMTGAVKWNSQPLDERWHTKHMKMLERLAASGVKWAHAAHHDDAPLLYIAAGGFTKGFERAARGSRRDVYLFTLSDLFGKARPNRRAAG, from the coding sequence ATGAGCGATCTCATCGATCGCGAGCTGGAGCACCGCGAACTGCGCGGGCTCCTCGAGCGGGGTGTTCCCCAGCTGGCACTTCTCTACGGTCGGCGACAGGTGGGCAAGACCTGGCTTCTCACACACACGTGGCCTGAGGATCGCACGTTTTACTGGACGGCGTCCGCGACGACAGCCGCACAGAACAGGGCGCAGATCGTCCGCGATCTGGCCCAGTGGTCCGGCGACGATTTGCGTCCGGACGATTATCCGACATGGCGGACCGTGTTCAATCTCCTGCTCGATCTCCGGGCGCCGATGCCCCTCGTCGTCGTGTTGGACGAGTTCCAGTATTTCGGCGACGACGAGCACCATCTGACGCAGGTCGCGTCCGAGCTCAACGCGGCGTGGGAGCGCCGCAGGCCGCGCCGTCCATTCGTGCTCGTCGTTTCGGGTTCCGCACTGGGAACCCTCGAGGGCTTCGATGCAGGCGGTGCGCCGCTGCACGGGCGTTTCGCGTGGAAAGGCGAGCTGCGGCCGTTCGACTATTGGTATGCAGCGCAGATGACCCGCTTTCGATCGCTTCGGGACCGCGTGCGGGCGTACGCCATCTTCGGGGGAACGCCGCGCTACCTCGCTGCTGTGCGTGCGAACGACCCGTTAGGCGATAACGTCGCGCGGCTGATGCTTGCGCCGCGCGGCGAGGTGAGAGCGCTCGTGGAAACGGCCATCCTGCAGGAGCAGGGTCTGCGCGAAATTCCGAAATACGAGGCCATCATGCGCGCAATCGGCAGCGGTCGCACTGGACTGAACGAGATTGGCCAACGGTCGGGATTGCCTGCCGATACTTCGCTTCGAGACAAAGTGCAACGGCTCACGTCCCTCGGCTACGTCCAGCAATTCCGCAATCTTGGCGCGAAGTCGACCGTGCCGTTCAGGTATCGAATCGCAGATCCGGCCTTCACGTTTTACTATGAATTTGTGGCTCGCCACGAGACGGCGCTGGAGCGTCACGATGCCAAGACGGTCTGGCGGGAAGCGGTGGCGCCGCGTCTCGACACGTATATCGGGCGAACCTTCGAGCGCGTCGCTGAGCAAGCGTACGGCCGCATGCAACGCCGGCTCCGCCTCCCGCTTGTCGACGAGTGGGGCACATGGGAAGGGCGAGATCGTACCGGAGAGTCGCTGGAGGTGGACGTGGTGGCGTCGTTGACCGACGGACGCGTGATGACAGGCGCCGTCAAGTGGAATAGCCAACCGCTGGACGAACGCTGGCATACAAAGCACATGAAGATGTTGGAACGCCTTGCAGCGTCGGGCGTGAAGTGGGCACACGCCGCGCACCACGATGACGCGCCGCTCCTCTACATCGCTGCCGGAGGGTTTACCAAGGGCTTCGAGCGCGCCGCACGGGGAAGCCGCCGCGATGTGTACCTCTTCACGCTCTCGGACCTCTTCGGCAAGGCCAGGCCGAACCGCCGGGCCGCCGGCTGA